In a genomic window of Streptomyces koelreuteriae:
- a CDS encoding FG-GAP repeat domain-containing protein has product MHFPKAGGPFFLHLRMWHAVPAFLVVVAVVAFVALLPSDGARSVPNSPCRPADSAREDTPAALDLDGDGFDDLVHEISDRAESFDVTVVPGSEHGPDHDRTTVLTHDDLGLPDDIQTGDDPWQPTVADLDEDGHADLVVSGAAQVLWGGPKGPQAGGPQGRVPLPGSGYSTAPIAGDFDGDGHTDLAVFRFSNEDQELVVLKGPFKRSGAPTRTVEIPSPVHEGASPVLVAGDANDDRATDLALYDSPWDPPLLFTGGARTAGGLSKEPERLPEGENVVFGDFDGDGRQDVAIGRSFVDSYDEVDTPHRRGQVSVRYGKEPGEWVTMDGGDFKEGFGARLAAGDFDGDGCDDLAVQLTRKKEAGDARIEVLRGGSEHGLGSKPWRTTKRSVPGDDGPVDAGLFAVHDWDGDGRAELALLGGDGWWITDGTDRDEASFPASPSKGQGS; this is encoded by the coding sequence ATGCACTTTCCGAAAGCAGGCGGTCCGTTCTTCCTCCACCTGCGCATGTGGCACGCCGTGCCGGCCTTTCTCGTCGTGGTGGCCGTCGTGGCGTTCGTCGCCCTTCTTCCGTCCGACGGCGCGCGCTCGGTGCCCAACAGCCCCTGCCGACCGGCCGATTCGGCGCGCGAGGACACGCCCGCGGCCCTCGACCTCGACGGGGACGGCTTCGATGATCTGGTGCATGAGATCTCCGACAGGGCGGAGAGCTTCGACGTGACCGTCGTGCCCGGCTCCGAGCACGGACCGGACCACGACCGCACGACCGTCCTCACCCACGACGACCTCGGTCTGCCGGACGACATCCAGACGGGCGACGATCCGTGGCAGCCCACGGTCGCCGACCTGGATGAGGACGGTCATGCCGACCTCGTCGTCAGCGGCGCCGCCCAGGTGCTGTGGGGAGGCCCCAAGGGCCCGCAGGCCGGCGGACCGCAGGGGCGTGTCCCACTGCCGGGCAGCGGATACAGCACCGCGCCGATCGCCGGCGACTTCGACGGGGACGGCCACACCGACCTCGCGGTCTTCAGGTTCTCGAACGAGGATCAGGAACTGGTCGTCCTCAAGGGGCCGTTCAAGCGCTCCGGTGCTCCCACCAGGACCGTGGAGATCCCCAGCCCGGTCCACGAGGGCGCGTCACCCGTGCTGGTCGCCGGGGACGCGAACGACGACCGCGCCACCGATCTCGCGCTCTACGACTCCCCGTGGGATCCGCCCCTGCTGTTCACGGGCGGCGCCCGTACCGCCGGCGGCCTGAGCAAGGAGCCCGAGCGGCTGCCGGAAGGCGAGAACGTCGTCTTCGGCGACTTCGACGGCGACGGGCGGCAGGACGTCGCCATCGGCCGGAGCTTCGTCGACAGCTACGACGAGGTCGACACACCTCACCGGCGCGGCCAGGTCAGCGTCCGCTACGGGAAGGAGCCGGGGGAGTGGGTCACCATGGACGGCGGCGACTTCAAGGAGGGCTTCGGCGCCAGGCTCGCCGCCGGAGACTTCGACGGCGACGGCTGCGACGACCTGGCCGTGCAGCTCACCAGGAAGAAGGAGGCGGGGGACGCGCGGATCGAGGTGCTGCGGGGCGGCTCCGAGCACGGGCTCGGATCGAAGCCCTGGCGCACCACCAAGCGCTCCGTGCCGGGCGACGACGGCCCCGTCGACGCCGGACTCTTCGCCGTCCACGACTGGGACGGCGACGGCCGCGCGGAACTGGCCCTTCTCGGCGGTGACGGATGGTGGATCACCGATGGCACGGACCGCGACGAGGCATCCTTCCCGGCCTCCCCCAGCAAGGGCCAAGGTTCGTAG
- a CDS encoding CBS domain-containing protein, producing MHGSPHLVSDVMTHAVVAIGREALFKDIVEVMEQWKVSAVPVLEGDGRVIGVVSEADLLPKEEFRDTDPDRYTQRRRLSDLAKAGALRADELMSSPAVTVHSDATLAQAARIMAQRRVKRLPVVDGQGVLEGVVSRADLLKVFLRADEELAEEIRRQVVACLFPAPVEPIGVDVRDGVVTLTGRIRDTSLVPVAARLVRSVEGVVDVECHGLLVSDRDLRP from the coding sequence ATGCACGGCAGCCCGCACCTTGTCAGCGATGTCATGACGCACGCCGTCGTGGCGATCGGCCGTGAGGCCCTGTTCAAGGACATCGTCGAGGTCATGGAGCAGTGGAAGGTCAGTGCGGTACCCGTCCTCGAGGGCGACGGCCGGGTGATCGGGGTCGTCTCCGAGGCCGATCTGCTGCCCAAGGAGGAGTTCCGCGACACCGATCCGGACCGCTATACGCAGCGGCGCCGGCTCTCCGACCTGGCCAAGGCGGGCGCGCTCAGGGCGGACGAGCTGATGAGCTCCCCGGCCGTGACCGTCCACTCCGACGCCACCCTCGCCCAGGCCGCACGCATCATGGCCCAACGCCGGGTCAAGCGGCTGCCGGTCGTCGACGGGCAGGGCGTCCTCGAGGGCGTCGTCAGCCGCGCGGACCTGCTCAAGGTCTTCCTGCGCGCTGACGAGGAACTCGCCGAGGAGATCCGCCGCCAGGTCGTGGCCTGCCTCTTCCCCGCCCCCGTCGAGCCCATCGGCGTGGACGTGCGGGACGGAGTCGTCACCCTCACCGGCCGCATCCGGGACACCTCCCTCGTACCCGTCGCGGCCCGTCTGGTCCGCTCCGTCGAGGGCGTGGTGGACGTCGAGTGCCACGGCCTTCTCGTGTCGGACCGTGATCTCAGACCGTGA
- a CDS encoding DNA-directed RNA polymerase subunit alpha, which translates to MLIAQRPSLAEEVVDEFRSRFVIEPLEPGFGYTLGNSLRRTLLSSIPGAAVTSIRIDGVLHEFTTVPGVKEDVTDLILNIKQLVVSSEHDEPVVMYLRKQGPGLVTAADIAPPAGVEVHNPDLVLATLNGKGKLEMELTVERGRGYVSAVQNKQVGQEIGRIPVDSIYSPVLKVTYKVEATRVEQRTDFDKLIVDVETKQAMRPRDAMASAGKTLVELFGLARELNIDAEGIDVGPSPTDAALAADLALPIEQLDLTVRSYNCLKREGIHSVGELMARSEADLLDIRNFGTKSIDEIKAKLAGMGLGLKDSPPGIDPTAAADAFGAHDDENGPFMETEQY; encoded by the coding sequence GTGCTGATCGCTCAGCGTCCATCCCTGGCCGAAGAGGTCGTCGACGAATTCCGCTCCCGGTTCGTGATCGAGCCGCTGGAGCCGGGCTTCGGCTACACCCTCGGCAACTCCCTGCGCCGGACCCTGCTGTCCTCGATCCCGGGTGCGGCGGTCACGTCCATCCGCATCGACGGTGTCCTGCACGAGTTCACCACCGTGCCGGGCGTCAAGGAGGACGTCACCGACCTGATCCTCAACATCAAGCAGCTGGTCGTCTCCTCGGAGCACGACGAGCCGGTCGTGATGTACCTGCGCAAGCAGGGCCCGGGTCTGGTCACCGCCGCCGACATCGCGCCCCCGGCCGGTGTCGAGGTGCACAACCCCGACCTCGTCCTCGCCACGCTCAACGGCAAGGGCAAGCTGGAGATGGAGCTGACGGTCGAGCGTGGCCGCGGCTATGTCTCCGCCGTGCAGAACAAGCAGGTCGGCCAGGAGATCGGCCGGATCCCGGTCGACTCGATCTACTCGCCGGTGCTCAAGGTCACGTACAAGGTCGAGGCCACGCGTGTCGAGCAGCGGACCGACTTCGACAAGCTGATCGTCGACGTCGAGACCAAGCAGGCCATGCGTCCGCGTGACGCCATGGCGTCGGCCGGCAAGACCCTGGTCGAGCTGTTCGGTCTGGCCCGTGAGCTCAACATCGACGCCGAGGGCATCGACGTAGGCCCGTCCCCGACGGACGCCGCCCTGGCCGCCGACTTGGCGCTGCCGATCGAGCAGCTCGACCTCACGGTCCGCTCCTACAACTGCCTCAAGCGCGAGGGCATCCACTCCGTGGGTGAGCTCATGGCGCGTTCCGAGGCGGACCTGCTCGACATCCGCAACTTCGGTACGAAGTCCATTGACGAGATCAAGGCCAAACTGGCCGGCATGGGCCTGGGCCTCAAGGACAGCCCGCCCGGAATCGACCCGACCGCTGCAGCCGACGCCTTCGGTGCACACGACGACGAGAACGGGCCTTTTATGGAGACCGAGCAGTACTGA
- a CDS encoding cation:proton antiporter has protein sequence MSGSVWAGAAVVAVTAGYALFSRRLATTVVSAPMVFTGCGIAIGPIGLGLLDLEQDAGPVLTLVEAALTLVLFTDAMSVRRRDLRLGGFLPGRLLGIGLPLTIGAGWLLAWPLLPGLTLWELALLGAVLAPTDAALGKTAVSDRRVPPLVRGGLNVESGLNDGMALPFFVLFLAALPGTMASEEGAGGVFWRALVLSTVWGLIAGGLGGWLLRWSRAKGWISGDWRQTFVLAVAGGSYTVAVAFDGSGFIAAWVAGFAFGVALRRSGPAKTAAAPPREPTETPRKTPAQEPDAVDDSAGLAGHLADLLASLSFLVFGAVLLGPTLDDLDWRIVVYAVLSLTVIRMLPVALSLTGSGLALPTIAYIGWFGPRGLASVVFGLLLVEEHVPGVQLLGRVIAVTVALSILLHGMSAVVLAKRYGTWYRKATARRPHLRENLPGEGETGHAPP, from the coding sequence GTGAGCGGCAGCGTGTGGGCGGGGGCGGCCGTGGTCGCCGTGACGGCGGGGTACGCCCTCTTCTCCCGGCGGCTGGCCACGACCGTCGTGTCGGCGCCGATGGTGTTCACCGGCTGCGGGATCGCCATCGGCCCGATCGGGCTCGGCCTGCTCGACCTGGAGCAGGACGCGGGGCCGGTGCTCACCCTGGTCGAAGCCGCCCTGACGCTGGTCCTGTTCACCGACGCGATGTCCGTACGGCGACGGGATCTGCGCCTGGGCGGCTTCCTCCCCGGCCGTCTGCTGGGGATCGGTCTGCCCTTGACCATCGGGGCGGGCTGGCTGCTGGCGTGGCCCCTGCTGCCGGGGCTGACGCTGTGGGAACTGGCCCTGCTCGGTGCGGTTCTCGCGCCGACCGACGCCGCTCTCGGCAAGACGGCGGTGTCCGACCGGCGTGTCCCGCCGCTGGTGCGCGGCGGACTGAACGTCGAATCCGGCCTCAACGACGGTATGGCGCTGCCCTTCTTCGTGCTCTTCCTCGCGGCTCTGCCGGGAACGATGGCCTCGGAGGAGGGAGCCGGCGGAGTCTTCTGGCGCGCGCTCGTGCTCAGCACCGTATGGGGCCTTATCGCGGGAGGCCTCGGCGGGTGGCTGTTGCGCTGGTCGCGTGCGAAGGGCTGGATCAGCGGTGACTGGCGGCAGACCTTCGTCCTGGCCGTGGCCGGGGGCTCGTACACCGTGGCCGTCGCCTTCGACGGAAGCGGCTTCATCGCGGCCTGGGTGGCCGGGTTCGCCTTCGGTGTGGCCCTGCGGCGCAGCGGACCGGCGAAGACGGCGGCGGCACCTCCCCGGGAACCCACTGAGACGCCCCGGAAGACACCGGCTCAGGAACCGGACGCCGTCGACGACTCCGCCGGTCTCGCCGGTCATCTCGCCGACCTGCTCGCCTCGTTGAGCTTCCTGGTCTTCGGTGCCGTTCTGCTCGGGCCGACGCTGGACGACCTCGACTGGCGGATCGTCGTCTACGCCGTACTGAGCCTCACCGTGATCCGGATGCTGCCGGTCGCCCTCTCCCTGACCGGGTCCGGCCTGGCCCTTCCCACGATCGCCTACATCGGATGGTTCGGACCGCGCGGCCTCGCCTCCGTCGTCTTCGGACTCCTCCTGGTGGAGGAACACGTCCCGGGCGTTCAGCTCCTCGGCCGGGTCATCGCGGTCACCGTCGCGCTCAGCATCCTCCTGCACGGCATGTCGGCCGTGGTCCTCGCGAAGCGCTACGGCACCTGGTATCGGAAAGCCACCGCCCGGCGACCACACCTGCGCGAGAACCTGCCCGGGGAGGGAGAGACCGGGCACGCGCCGCCCTAG
- a CDS encoding MMPL family transporter yields MAVNAAPSGEAPAGRLAGRWVPWLVIGLWLVLAAGMVPLSGKLSSVTTDSAVDTLPASAESTKVAVLEDSLPDGESNTFVFVYHRAGGMTDADRATVERHYETLAKRYPPKATAAAGEDDEGSPTSPSTDREAMMFTLEVSTTHGEPEAIVGPLRNAAKDRPLGLELDVTGPGAIDGDMDAVFDGIDEQVLLTTIAVVTLLLILTYRSPVLWIIPLVAVGAAALTSMGTVYLLVKGFGIVVNDQNSALLTILVFGVGTDYALLLIARYRETLHHHENVRVAMVHALRGAAPAIVASAATVVAGLLCLLVADLNSTSGLGPIGAAGILCALVAMLTLFPAVLVVLGRRIFWPAIPRFSTAVEEKPGLWGRLGTAISRRRWVATLGSLGVLGVLALGLAGNTGALREQDQFLSAPESVTGFTVLRQHFPELGGQPMTVLTRPAQQERVLDIVKDTRGVALAVPEQTSGGWANISVFPKDAPDTVAEYDTIKRVRTAVHAVSGAEAIVGGPSAENLDTEVTTKRDEKLVIPLVLAVVLIVLGLLLRAILAPLVLMATVIVSFAAAFGGSVFVFDTILGFKGIDYSVPLLAFLFLVALGVDYNIFLASRAREETVRLGTREGMLKALSATGGVITSAGLVLAATFAVLVTLPLVMLVEVGFLVAFGVLLDALLVRSVLVPALTLLIDRRMWWPSRLSRPAAELPDGQQPLADDEEPALQR; encoded by the coding sequence ATGGCAGTCAACGCAGCGCCGTCCGGGGAAGCGCCGGCCGGTCGGTTGGCAGGCCGGTGGGTGCCGTGGTTAGTGATCGGATTGTGGCTGGTGCTGGCGGCGGGCATGGTGCCGCTGAGCGGAAAGCTGAGCTCGGTCACCACCGACAGCGCCGTGGACACCCTGCCGGCCAGTGCCGAGTCCACCAAGGTGGCGGTGCTGGAGGACAGTCTCCCCGACGGTGAGAGCAACACGTTCGTCTTCGTGTACCACCGCGCCGGCGGCATGACCGACGCCGACCGCGCGACGGTCGAGCGCCACTACGAAACCCTTGCCAAGCGGTACCCGCCGAAGGCGACGGCGGCGGCCGGCGAGGACGACGAGGGCTCACCGACGAGCCCCTCCACCGACCGCGAGGCGATGATGTTCACCCTCGAGGTGAGCACGACCCACGGCGAACCGGAGGCCATCGTCGGCCCGTTGCGTAACGCCGCGAAGGACCGCCCCTTGGGCCTGGAACTCGACGTGACCGGCCCGGGCGCGATCGACGGCGACATGGACGCCGTCTTCGACGGCATCGACGAGCAGGTCCTCCTCACCACCATCGCCGTCGTCACGCTCCTGCTCATTCTCACCTACCGCAGCCCGGTGTTGTGGATCATCCCGCTGGTGGCCGTGGGCGCGGCCGCACTGACCTCGATGGGGACCGTCTACCTGCTCGTCAAGGGCTTCGGCATCGTGGTCAACGACCAGAACTCGGCGCTGCTGACGATCCTGGTATTCGGCGTCGGCACGGACTACGCGCTGCTGCTCATCGCTCGATATCGGGAGACACTGCACCATCATGAGAACGTCCGGGTCGCGATGGTCCACGCGCTCCGCGGGGCGGCGCCGGCCATCGTCGCGTCCGCGGCCACCGTGGTCGCCGGCCTGCTCTGCCTGCTCGTCGCGGACCTGAACAGCACCAGCGGGTTGGGCCCGATCGGCGCGGCCGGCATCCTGTGCGCGCTGGTGGCCATGCTGACGCTGTTCCCGGCAGTGCTCGTGGTGCTCGGCAGGCGGATCTTCTGGCCGGCCATCCCGCGGTTCAGCACGGCCGTGGAGGAGAAGCCGGGGCTGTGGGGACGGCTCGGCACGGCCATCAGCCGCCGCCGGTGGGTGGCGACGCTCGGCTCGCTCGGAGTCCTCGGCGTGCTCGCCCTCGGACTGGCGGGCAACACCGGCGCCCTGCGGGAGCAGGACCAGTTCCTGTCCGCGCCGGAGTCGGTCACCGGCTTCACCGTTCTCCGCCAGCACTTCCCGGAGCTCGGCGGCCAGCCGATGACGGTCCTCACGCGACCGGCGCAGCAAGAGCGGGTGCTCGACATCGTCAAGGACACTCGCGGTGTGGCCCTGGCCGTCCCGGAGCAGACCAGCGGTGGCTGGGCCAACATCTCCGTGTTCCCGAAGGACGCGCCGGACACCGTCGCGGAGTACGACACGATCAAGAGGGTGCGCACCGCCGTGCACGCGGTGAGCGGGGCGGAGGCGATCGTCGGCGGGCCGAGTGCGGAGAACCTCGACACCGAGGTGACCACCAAGCGCGACGAGAAGCTGGTGATCCCGCTGGTGCTCGCCGTCGTCCTGATCGTCCTCGGGCTGCTGCTGCGCGCGATCCTGGCCCCGCTGGTCCTGATGGCCACCGTGATCGTCTCATTCGCCGCGGCCTTCGGCGGCAGCGTATTCGTCTTCGACACGATCCTCGGGTTCAAGGGGATCGACTATTCGGTGCCGCTGCTGGCATTCCTGTTCCTGGTGGCGCTCGGCGTCGACTACAACATCTTCCTGGCCAGCCGGGCCCGGGAGGAGACCGTGCGTCTCGGCACCAGAGAGGGCATGCTCAAAGCCCTCTCGGCCACCGGTGGCGTCATCACCTCGGCAGGCCTGGTCCTGGCGGCCACGTTCGCGGTCCTCGTCACACTTCCGCTGGTGATGCTGGTGGAGGTCGGGTTCCTGGTCGCCTTCGGCGTGCTGCTCGACGCCCTGCTGGTGCGGTCGGTCCTGGTGCCCGCCCTCACCTTGCTGATCGACCGGCGGATGTGGTGGCCGAGCCGGCTGTCCCGGCCGGCGGCGGAGCTGCCGGACGGTCAACAGCCGCTCGCCGACGACGAGGAGCCCGCGCTGCAACGGTGA
- a CDS encoding sensor histidine kinase: protein MSRPAAREPRRLTRWWRRRSLRTRLTVIAATAIAVSVFVAFQVASELLGWELQDTAENQLRADSRVLATTAERAGLARVQLPPYPGAGRLVRVILPDGSTRTPAGQPALPPVSEHAGRVAQGASADLMESNDSDDDGYLIYTLRAGDGAVQVAHVADDSPINQFGFGMLLIGLLCVVGGALVGRTVARTGLAPIDRLTAAAVRVAHTRELDADIPDEGGGEIRRLIQSINDMLAALRDSRRAQRLLAEDAAHELKTPLTSLRLNVELLIRLDQRGTLDSALPAESRTRLLNDLGAQVAELSTLVAELTDLARGDISDESTELLDLADVVVAAATRARSRMPDIEVALDVTSVWVSGRPAALERAVLNLIDNAGKWSPADQPVQVRLSAEGTSAVLEVDDAGPGIDAADVPRVFDRFYRADSARALPGSGLGLSIVQRVVDAHGGRATVARSARGGALLRVDLPAAAPPAPIDRLTTGDDTAVR, encoded by the coding sequence GTGAGCAGGCCCGCCGCCCGGGAACCGCGCCGGCTGACCCGATGGTGGCGCCGGCGGTCCCTGCGGACCAGGCTGACGGTGATCGCGGCGACGGCCATCGCGGTCAGCGTGTTCGTGGCCTTCCAGGTGGCCAGCGAGCTACTGGGCTGGGAGCTGCAGGACACCGCCGAGAATCAGCTGCGCGCCGACTCCCGCGTCCTGGCGACGACCGCGGAGCGCGCCGGTCTGGCGCGGGTCCAGCTACCGCCGTATCCCGGAGCCGGTCGGCTGGTGCGGGTCATCCTGCCCGACGGCTCGACCCGGACGCCGGCCGGCCAACCCGCGCTGCCCCCGGTCAGCGAGCACGCCGGGCGCGTGGCGCAGGGCGCGTCGGCCGACCTGATGGAGTCGAACGACAGCGACGACGACGGCTACCTCATCTACACGCTGCGGGCGGGCGACGGCGCGGTCCAGGTGGCCCACGTCGCCGACGACAGCCCGATCAACCAGTTCGGGTTCGGCATGCTGCTGATCGGGCTGCTCTGCGTGGTCGGTGGCGCCCTTGTCGGGCGGACCGTGGCGCGGACCGGGCTGGCACCGATCGACCGGCTGACCGCCGCCGCGGTACGTGTCGCGCACACCCGGGAGCTCGACGCCGACATCCCGGATGAGGGCGGTGGGGAGATCCGGCGGCTGATCCAGTCGATCAACGACATGCTCGCCGCGCTCCGGGACTCCCGGCGGGCCCAGCGGCTGCTCGCCGAGGACGCCGCCCACGAGCTCAAGACCCCGCTCACCAGCCTGCGCCTCAACGTCGAGCTGCTGATCCGGCTCGATCAGCGCGGCACCCTGGACAGCGCACTGCCGGCGGAGAGCCGGACCCGGCTGCTCAACGATCTCGGCGCCCAGGTGGCCGAGTTGAGCACCCTTGTCGCCGAGCTGACCGACCTGGCGCGCGGTGACATCAGCGACGAGAGCACCGAGCTGCTCGACCTCGCCGACGTGGTGGTGGCCGCCGCGACCCGGGCGCGTTCCCGCATGCCCGACATCGAGGTCGCGCTCGATGTGACCTCTGTGTGGGTGAGCGGGCGTCCCGCTGCGCTCGAGCGGGCGGTGCTCAACCTCATCGACAACGCCGGCAAGTGGTCTCCCGCGGACCAGCCGGTCCAGGTCCGGCTGAGTGCCGAGGGCACGTCGGCGGTGCTCGAGGTCGACGACGCCGGGCCGGGCATCGACGCCGCCGACGTACCGCGGGTGTTCGACCGGTTCTACCGTGCCGACAGCGCCCGGGCGTTGCCGGGATCCGGTCTGGGGCTGTCGATCGTGCAGCGGGTCGTCGACGCCCACGGCGGCCGGGCCACCGTCGCCCGCTCCGCACGCGGTGGCGCGCTCCTTCGGGTCGACCTCCCGGCCGCGGCCCCGCCCGCCCCGATCGATCGGCTCACCACCGGGGATGACACCGCGGTTCGCTGA
- a CDS encoding cyclic nucleotide-binding domain-containing protein: MTSTTTLSVALPAAQRERLMRLAREVSFDAGARLFEEGRRADRFWIVRTGTVVLDLHVPGRRAAAVASLGQGELVGWSWHFPPHVWHLGGEAMSPVRAFEFDAEAVRAICAQDAEFGRAIADWVGRVVADRLHTSRIRLLDLYAPYGSGSPA, from the coding sequence ATGACCTCCACCACCACCCTGTCCGTGGCCCTCCCGGCCGCGCAGCGCGAACGGCTGATGCGCCTCGCACGCGAGGTGTCCTTCGACGCGGGCGCACGCCTCTTCGAGGAAGGCCGGCGGGCCGACCGGTTCTGGATCGTGCGGACGGGGACCGTCGTGCTCGACCTCCATGTCCCGGGCCGGCGGGCCGCTGCCGTCGCGTCCCTGGGACAGGGCGAACTGGTCGGCTGGTCGTGGCACTTCCCGCCGCACGTGTGGCACCTCGGCGGAGAGGCGATGAGCCCGGTGCGGGCCTTCGAGTTCGACGCGGAAGCCGTGCGGGCGATATGCGCGCAGGACGCCGAGTTCGGCCGCGCGATCGCGGACTGGGTCGGCCGTGTGGTCGCGGACAGGCTGCACACGTCGCGCATCCGGTTGCTCGATCTGTACGCCCCGTACGGCAGCGGGAGCCCGGCATGA
- a CDS encoding phosphopantetheine-binding protein yields MRVRPAPSQQPTGTQGLWIEDVPVPSRDPLAERRRVTELARLLLEDPDVRTAAVVVLRDDPTDAATATMDAYVVLSPGADPTTIRERDAGVLPDYMLPATDDLTMTLTEIWSDVLGVPVGPDDDLFELGGNSLFAVRIAAAQRTRGVTPLRLRELYRHPKIRESVGILRSLDG; encoded by the coding sequence ATGCGCGTCCGCCCGGCCCCCTCCCAGCAACCCACCGGCACGCAGGGGCTGTGGATCGAGGACGTCCCCGTTCCGTCCAGGGACCCGCTCGCCGAACGCCGCCGCGTCACCGAACTCGCCCGCCTCCTGCTGGAGGACCCCGACGTGCGCACCGCGGCCGTCGTGGTACTCCGCGACGACCCGACCGATGCCGCCACGGCCACGATGGACGCCTACGTGGTCCTGTCGCCCGGGGCCGACCCCACCACGATCCGCGAACGGGACGCAGGTGTCTTGCCCGACTACATGCTCCCCGCCACCGATGACCTCACCATGACGCTCACGGAGATCTGGAGCGACGTCCTCGGCGTCCCGGTCGGCCCGGACGATGACTTGTTCGAACTCGGCGGCAACTCCCTCTTCGCCGTCCGCATCGCCGCCGCCCAACGCACCCGCGGCGTCACACCCCTGCGCCTGCGGGAGCTGTACCGTCACCCGAAGATCCGCGAATCGGTGGGGATTCTCAGGTCTTTGGACGGGTGA
- a CDS encoding carboxymuconolactone decarboxylase family protein, with protein sequence MAEQETGAGGVAALAEANAPVFETLVQMTLDTFERSGLDEETYLLARIAALVAMDASAPSYLLNIGTAADVGVPLEKIQGTLVAIAPVVGSARVVSAARAIGEAFGLDLPGEEER encoded by the coding sequence ATGGCTGAGCAAGAGACAGGGGCGGGCGGCGTCGCCGCTCTCGCCGAGGCGAACGCGCCCGTGTTCGAAACGCTCGTCCAGATGACGCTCGACACGTTCGAGCGGTCCGGACTGGACGAGGAGACGTACCTGCTGGCACGTATCGCCGCTCTGGTGGCCATGGACGCCTCCGCTCCCTCGTACCTCCTCAACATCGGCACCGCCGCGGACGTCGGCGTACCGCTGGAGAAGATCCAGGGAACGCTCGTGGCGATCGCCCCCGTGGTGGGCAGCGCCCGCGTGGTGTCCGCCGCGCGCGCCATCGGCGAAGCGTTCGGGCTGGACCTCCCCGGAGAGGAGGAGCGGTGA
- a CDS encoding carboxymuconolactone decarboxylase family protein, which produces MRLEGLGDRIGTDNPGVWKAVGDLQKAIAAGGVDPKLLALVHLRASQINTCSACVHAGVAGGKKAGDTDERLHNVAAWREAPFYTHAERAALAPAEAATRLQDGAEGVTDEIWEEVNAHFTEEQLGAINLEIALTNFFNRINRTIKEPDGQTWR; this is translated from the coding sequence GTGCGCCTCGAAGGCCTCGGCGATCGGATCGGCACCGACAACCCCGGCGTGTGGAAAGCGGTCGGGGACCTGCAGAAGGCGATCGCCGCCGGGGGCGTCGACCCGAAGCTGCTTGCGCTGGTCCACCTGCGCGCCAGCCAGATCAACACCTGCTCGGCGTGCGTCCACGCCGGTGTCGCCGGAGGGAAGAAGGCCGGTGACACCGACGAGCGGCTGCACAACGTAGCGGCGTGGCGTGAGGCTCCGTTCTACACCCATGCGGAGCGCGCGGCACTGGCGCCGGCCGAGGCCGCCACCCGGCTGCAGGACGGTGCGGAGGGAGTCACCGACGAGATCTGGGAAGAGGTCAACGCCCATTTCACTGAGGAGCAGCTCGGCGCGATCAACTTGGAGATCGCGCTGACCAACTTCTTCAACAGGATCAACCGCACCATCAAGGAACCGGACGGCCAGACCTGGCGCTGA
- a CDS encoding SHOCT domain-containing protein, whose product MGGYVNLAYDYPVLGAFWTIMWIFLWVMWIFLLFRVIVDIFRDDSLSGWAKTGWLVFTIVLPFLGVFVYVVARGKGMGKREQDHVKAKMDETDRYIRETVGATGPPSEVDQLEKLSQVRARGDLSEEEFRQAKEKVLHS is encoded by the coding sequence ATGGGCGGCTATGTGAACCTGGCCTACGACTACCCGGTCCTCGGCGCCTTCTGGACGATCATGTGGATCTTCCTGTGGGTCATGTGGATCTTCCTGCTCTTCCGGGTCATCGTCGACATCTTCCGTGACGACTCCCTGAGCGGCTGGGCCAAGACGGGTTGGCTGGTCTTCACGATCGTCCTCCCCTTCCTGGGCGTCTTCGTCTACGTCGTCGCCCGGGGCAAGGGCATGGGCAAGCGTGAACAGGACCACGTCAAGGCCAAGATGGACGAGACGGACCGCTACATCCGCGAGACCGTCGGCGCCACCGGCCCTCCCAGCGAGGTGGACCAGCTGGAGAAGCTCTCGCAGGTCCGGGCCCGTGGCGACCTCTCCGAGGAGGAGTTCCGCCAGGCCAAGGAGAAGGTCCTGCACTCGTGA